In Drosophila santomea strain STO CAGO 1482 chromosome 3L, Prin_Dsan_1.1, whole genome shotgun sequence, a single window of DNA contains:
- the LOC120450361 gene encoding uncharacterized protein LOC120450361 isoform X4, producing the protein MGCVFEAAKEQPHKPRSRQLRRNQCRGKAEKAAAGTKGKVSVRGNNDKPAEDIRTKDNHQQNHKTQTETQTQPEVAVAVAIEAGAETETESEAEAQRGAVTGPEHLKATAQVLLTIRQARQENNKHSSQVAETHKDEGEDALARQGSIVDTAATAAAARIGIDIAATTIQIAERHEDGQHWQQHNVRRRRRQPDPAADPASISKISAISLHFHALAALAKTLQKHEDLSPVQDRQPQAYRAWQGHPYAETQLPATMTAAIIANVGATAAATSAAAFQYLGQHYKHYSQSISFYAASSVLLMLCYLTTASTAAATQSETGALDKHPIHGIDWSKFDESSSDKEILDLLLEKKRYDKRLLPPVNDEDFCCGLQSPDMATNQNARRPHNRGTLTVNVNVLLLSLASPDESSLKYEVEFLLNQQWNDPRLQYGNKSHYDFLNALHHHDSIWTPDTYFIMHGDFKDPIIPMHFALRIFRNGTITYAMRRHLILSCQGSLHIFPFDDPKCSFSMESISYEEAQIKYVWKNDEDTLRKSPSLTTLNAYLIKNQTTACDQNSWRGNYSCLQVELTFTRDRAYYFTTVFIPGIILVTSSFITFWLEWNAVPARVMIGVTTMLNFFTTSNGFRSTLPVVSNLTAMNVWDGVCMCFIYASLLEFVCVNYVGRKRPLHNVVYRPGENPVTQASAAATPAMSMMGGATPMSSGTPAASSSVATPGTPRTTDPEEFFGGGMRWQEAHGGIIGAAVQNLRARSIKRKAARSPSTSTSPHPSGRPTEHIYEEPGGSTAGVTSTKVKFKDELREEQPEEPESSTKLRRSVATSTPALVVRIEAETDLEAEAQPNQDMEMTERQLSLPLKPPRRKASRSNSPASVYSDAFENVETTGEKRQNAGAPNEIVACTTCGGSNSPCTHSANNGCATETCFVQVRKKEPPHPIRVAKTIDVIARITFPTAYAIFLIFFFVHYKGFS; encoded by the exons ATGGGCTGCGTCTTTGAAGCGGCCAAAGAGCAGCCCCACAAACCGAGAAGCAGGCAACTGAGGCGCAACCAATGCcgtggaaaagcggaaaaagcagcagcgGGGACCAAAGGCAAGGTCTCTGTCAGAGGAAACAACGACAAGCCAGCTGAGGACATCAGAACCAAGGATAACCATCAACAAAACCATAAAACGCAAACcgaaacacaaacacaaccagaagtagcagtagcagtagcaatagaagcaggagcagaaacagaaactgaatcGGAGGCTGAGGCCCAGAGAGGAGCAGTAACCGGGCCCGAACATCTAAAAGCGACGGCTCAAGTGCTTTTAACGATACGGCAGGCACGTCAGGAGAACAACAAGCACAGTAGTCAAGTGGCTGAAACGCACAAGGACGAAGGCGAGGACGCGTTGGCGCGGCAAGGATCCATTGTCGATACagcggcgacggcggcggcggccagaATCGGAATCGATATTGCGGCAACAACGATTCAAATCGCCGAGCGGCATGAGGATGGGCAGCATTGGCAGCAACACAATGTCCGACGGCGGAGGCGCCAGCCAGATCCTGCAGCGGATCCTGCGAGCATCTCCAAAATTTCGGCAATATCCCTGCATTTTCACGCCCTCGCCGCCCTAGCGAAAACGCTGCAGAAGCACGAGGACTTAAGTCCTGTCCAGGATCGCCAGCCCCAAGCGTACCGGGCGTGGCAAGGACATCCCTATGCCGAGACCCAACTGCCCGCCACCATGACAGCGGCCATCATTGCGAACGTCGGCGCCACGGCAGCGGCCACCTCGGCGGCAGCCTTCCAGTATCTCGGCCAGCACTACAAGCACTACAGCCAGTCGATCAGCTTCTACGCAGCCTCCAGCGTCCTCCTGATGCTCTGCTATCTGACCACCGCGTCCACGGCAGCTGCCACGCAGTCGGAGACGGGTGCCCTCGACAAGCATCCCAT TCATGGCATCGATTGGTCGAA ATTTGATGAGTCCAGTTCGGATAAGGAAATATTAGATTTACTGCTCGAGAAGAAGCGCTACGATAAACGATTACTGCCGCCTGTAAATG ATGAAGACTTTTGCTGTGGTTTGCAATCGCCCGATATGGCAACTAATCAAAATGCACGGAGACCACACAATCGCG GCACTCTGACGGTGAACGTGAACGTGCTGCTCCTGAGCTTAGCATCGCCCGATGAAAGCAGTTTG AAATACGAGGTTGAATTTCTGCTGAACCAGCAATGGAACGATCCGCGACTGCAATATGGCAATAAGTCTCATTATGACTTCTTAAATGCTCTGCATCATCATGATAGCATCTGGACGCCGGATACGTATTTCATTATGCATGGCGATTTCAAGGATCCCATCATACCAATGCATTTCGCTTTAAGAATATTTCGGAACGGGACCATTACGTACGCAATGAG ACGTCACCTGATATTATCCTGCCAGGGAAGTCTTCATATATTTCCATTCGATGACCCCAAGTGTTCCTTCTCCATGGAGAGCA TTTCCTACGAGGAGGCCCAAATCAAGTACGTCTGGAAAAACGACGAAGATACCCTGCGAAAGAGTCCATCGCTGACCACTTTGAACGCGTACTTAATCAAGAATCAAACGACGGCCTGCGATCAGAACAGCTGGAGAG GTAATTACAGTTGCCTACAGGTCGAGTTGACATTTACCCGTGATCGTGCGTATTATTTTACAACCGTTTTCATACCTGGCATTATATTGGTCACCTCGTCGTTTATCACATTTTGGCTGGAATGGAATGCAGTCCCAGCCCGTGTTATGATCG GCGTGACAACAATGCTGAATTTCTTCACTACCTCGAACGGTTTCCGGAGTACTTTGCCGGTTGTTTCTAATTTGACGGCGATGAACGTTTGGGACGGCGTGTGTATGTGCTTCATTTACGCCTCCTTGCTGGAATTCGTCTGCGTCAATTATGTGGGGCGAAAGCGACCCCTGCACAACGTCGTCTATCGGCCTGGCGAGAATCCCGTAACACAg GCAAGCGCCGCTGCCACGCCGGCTATGTCGATGAtgggcggtgccacgcccatgTCCAGTGGCACCCCGGCCGCCTCCTCCTCGGTGGCGACGCCTGGAACCCCAAGGACCACCGATCCGGAAGAGTTCTTCGGCGGCGGAATGCGCTGGCAGGAGGCCCATGGCGGAATCATTGGAGCTGCTGTCCAGAATTTGAGGGCACGTTCGATAAAACGGAAAGCGGCCAGAAGTccatccacttccacatcGCCTCATCCCAGTGGTCGACCCACTGAGCATATCTACGAAGAGCCCGGTGGATCCACAGCCGGCGTTACAAGTACCAAAGTCAAGTTCAAGGACGAGCTGAGGGAGGAGCAACCGGAGGAGCCGGAGTCCAGCACCAAACTGCGCCGATCGGTGGCCACCAGTACACCGGCTTTGGTTGTAAGGATCGAGGCCGAGACCGATCTGGAGGCGGAAGCCCAGCCCAACCAGGATATGGAAATGACAGAACGTCAGTTGTCCTTGCCGCTGAAACCGCCGCGCAGGAAGGCCTCACGTTCCAATTCACCAGCCTCGGTTTACAGCGATGCATTCGAGAATGTGGAAACTACA
- the LOC120450361 gene encoding uncharacterized protein LOC120450361 isoform X10: MGCVFEAAKEQPHKPRSRQLRRNQCRGKAEKAAAGTKGKVSVRGNNDKPAEDIRTKDNHQQNHKTQTETQTQPEVAVAVAIEAGAETETESEAEAQRGAVTGPEHLKATAQVLLTIRQARQENNKHSSQVAETHKDEGEDALARQGSIVDTAATAAAARIGIDIAATTIQIAERHEDGQHWQQHNVRRRRRQPDPAADPASISKISAISLHFHALAALAKTLQKHEDLSPVQDRQPQAYRAWQGHPYAETQLPATMTAAIIANVGATAAATSAAAFQYLGQHYKHYSQSISFYAASSVLLMLCYLTTASTAAATQSETGALDKHPIFDESSSDKEILDLLLEKKRYDKRLLPPVNGTLTVNVNVLLLSLASPDESSLKYEVEFLLNQQWNDPRLQYGNKSHYDFLNALHHHDSIWTPDTYFIMHGDFKDPIIPMHFALRIFRNGTITYAMRRHLILSCQGSLHIFPFDDPKCSFSMESISYEEAQIKYVWKNDEDTLRKSPSLTTLNAYLIKNQTTACDQNSWRGNYSCLRVDLIFTRDRAFYFTTVFIPGIILVTSSFITFWLEWNAVPARSMIGVTTMLNFFTTSNGFRSTLPVVSNLTAMNVWDGVCMCFIYASLLEFVCVNYVGRKRPLHNVVYRPGENPVTQASAAATPAMSMMGGATPMSSGTPAASSSVATPGTPRTTDPEEFFGGGMRWQEAHGGIIGAAVQNLRARSIKRKAARSPSTSTSPHPSGRPTEHIYEEPGGSTAGVTSTKVKFKDELREEQPEEPESSTKLRRSVATSTPALVVRIEAETDLEAEAQPNQDMEMTERQLSLPLKPPRRKASRSNSPASVYSDAFENVETTGEKRQNAGAPNEIVACTTCGGSNSPCTHSANNGCATETCFVQVRKKEPPHPIRVAKTIDVIARITFPTAYAIFLIFFFVHYKGFS, from the exons ATGGGCTGCGTCTTTGAAGCGGCCAAAGAGCAGCCCCACAAACCGAGAAGCAGGCAACTGAGGCGCAACCAATGCcgtggaaaagcggaaaaagcagcagcgGGGACCAAAGGCAAGGTCTCTGTCAGAGGAAACAACGACAAGCCAGCTGAGGACATCAGAACCAAGGATAACCATCAACAAAACCATAAAACGCAAACcgaaacacaaacacaaccagaagtagcagtagcagtagcaatagaagcaggagcagaaacagaaactgaatcGGAGGCTGAGGCCCAGAGAGGAGCAGTAACCGGGCCCGAACATCTAAAAGCGACGGCTCAAGTGCTTTTAACGATACGGCAGGCACGTCAGGAGAACAACAAGCACAGTAGTCAAGTGGCTGAAACGCACAAGGACGAAGGCGAGGACGCGTTGGCGCGGCAAGGATCCATTGTCGATACagcggcgacggcggcggcggccagaATCGGAATCGATATTGCGGCAACAACGATTCAAATCGCCGAGCGGCATGAGGATGGGCAGCATTGGCAGCAACACAATGTCCGACGGCGGAGGCGCCAGCCAGATCCTGCAGCGGATCCTGCGAGCATCTCCAAAATTTCGGCAATATCCCTGCATTTTCACGCCCTCGCCGCCCTAGCGAAAACGCTGCAGAAGCACGAGGACTTAAGTCCTGTCCAGGATCGCCAGCCCCAAGCGTACCGGGCGTGGCAAGGACATCCCTATGCCGAGACCCAACTGCCCGCCACCATGACAGCGGCCATCATTGCGAACGTCGGCGCCACGGCAGCGGCCACCTCGGCGGCAGCCTTCCAGTATCTCGGCCAGCACTACAAGCACTACAGCCAGTCGATCAGCTTCTACGCAGCCTCCAGCGTCCTCCTGATGCTCTGCTATCTGACCACCGCGTCCACGGCAGCTGCCACGCAGTCGGAGACGGGTGCCCTCGACAAGCATCCCAT ATTTGATGAGTCCAGTTCGGATAAGGAAATATTAGATTTACTGCTCGAGAAGAAGCGCTACGATAAACGATTACTGCCGCCTGTAAATG GCACTCTGACGGTGAACGTGAACGTGCTGCTCCTGAGCTTAGCATCGCCCGATGAAAGCAGTTTG AAATACGAGGTTGAATTTCTGCTGAACCAGCAATGGAACGATCCGCGACTGCAATATGGCAATAAGTCTCATTATGACTTCTTAAATGCTCTGCATCATCATGATAGCATCTGGACGCCGGATACGTATTTCATTATGCATGGCGATTTCAAGGATCCCATCATACCAATGCATTTCGCTTTAAGAATATTTCGGAACGGGACCATTACGTACGCAATGAG ACGTCACCTGATATTATCCTGCCAGGGAAGTCTTCATATATTTCCATTCGATGACCCCAAGTGTTCCTTCTCCATGGAGAGCA TTTCCTACGAGGAGGCCCAAATCAAGTACGTCTGGAAAAACGACGAAGATACCCTGCGAAAGAGTCCATCGCTGACCACTTTGAACGCGTACTTAATCAAGAATCAAACGACGGCCTGCGATCAGAACAGCTGGAGAG GGAACTACAGCTGTCTTAGGGTCGATTTAATCTTTACCAGAGATCGTGCATTCTATTTCACCACCGTTTTTATACCCGGCATTATATTGGTGACGTCGTCCTTTATAACTTTCTGGCTAGAATGGAATGCCGTGCCAGCTAGATCGATGATAG GCGTGACAACAATGCTGAATTTCTTCACTACCTCGAACGGTTTCCGGAGTACTTTGCCGGTTGTTTCTAATTTGACGGCGATGAACGTTTGGGACGGCGTGTGTATGTGCTTCATTTACGCCTCCTTGCTGGAATTCGTCTGCGTCAATTATGTGGGGCGAAAGCGACCCCTGCACAACGTCGTCTATCGGCCTGGCGAGAATCCCGTAACACAg GCAAGCGCCGCTGCCACGCCGGCTATGTCGATGAtgggcggtgccacgcccatgTCCAGTGGCACCCCGGCCGCCTCCTCCTCGGTGGCGACGCCTGGAACCCCAAGGACCACCGATCCGGAAGAGTTCTTCGGCGGCGGAATGCGCTGGCAGGAGGCCCATGGCGGAATCATTGGAGCTGCTGTCCAGAATTTGAGGGCACGTTCGATAAAACGGAAAGCGGCCAGAAGTccatccacttccacatcGCCTCATCCCAGTGGTCGACCCACTGAGCATATCTACGAAGAGCCCGGTGGATCCACAGCCGGCGTTACAAGTACCAAAGTCAAGTTCAAGGACGAGCTGAGGGAGGAGCAACCGGAGGAGCCGGAGTCCAGCACCAAACTGCGCCGATCGGTGGCCACCAGTACACCGGCTTTGGTTGTAAGGATCGAGGCCGAGACCGATCTGGAGGCGGAAGCCCAGCCCAACCAGGATATGGAAATGACAGAACGTCAGTTGTCCTTGCCGCTGAAACCGCCGCGCAGGAAGGCCTCACGTTCCAATTCACCAGCCTCGGTTTACAGCGATGCATTCGAGAATGTGGAAACTACA
- the LOC120450361 gene encoding uncharacterized protein LOC120450361 isoform X11 has translation MGCVFEAAKEQPHKPRSRQLRRNQCRGKAEKAAAGTKGKVSVRGNNDKPAEDIRTKDNHQQNHKTQTETQTQPEVAVAVAIEAGAETETESEAEAQRGAVTGPEHLKATAQVLLTIRQARQENNKHSSQVAETHKDEGEDALARQGSIVDTAATAAAARIGIDIAATTIQIAERHEDGQHWQQHNVRRRRRQPDPAADPASISKISAISLHFHALAALAKTLQKHEDLSPVQDRQPQAYRAWQGHPYAETQLPATMTAAIIANVGATAAATSAAAFQYLGQHYKHYSQSISFYAASSVLLMLCYLTTASTAAATQSETGALDKHPIHGIDWSKFDESSSDKEILDLLLEKKRYDKRLLPPVNDEDFCCGLQSPDMATNQNARRPHNRGTLTVNVNVLLLSLASPDESSLKYEVEFLLNQQWNDPRLQYGNKSHYDFLNALHHHDSIWTPDTYFIMHGDFKDPIIPMHFALRIFRNGTITYAMRRHLILSCQGSLHIFPFDDPKCSFSMESISYEEAQIKYVWKNDEDTLRKSPSLTTLNAYLIKNQTTACDQNSWRGNYSCLQVELTFTRDRAYYFTTVFIPGIILVTSSFITFWLEWNAVPARVMIGVTTMLNFFTTSNGFRSTLPVVSNLTAMNVWDGVCMCFIYASLLEFVCVNYVGRKRPLHNVVYRPGENPVTQVIIEREFHAAFVLRKGKRRCHAGYVDDGRCHAHVQWHPGRLLLGGDAWNPKDHRSGRVLRRRNALAGGPWRNHWSCCPEFEGTFDKTESGQKSIHFHIASSQWSTH, from the exons ATGGGCTGCGTCTTTGAAGCGGCCAAAGAGCAGCCCCACAAACCGAGAAGCAGGCAACTGAGGCGCAACCAATGCcgtggaaaagcggaaaaagcagcagcgGGGACCAAAGGCAAGGTCTCTGTCAGAGGAAACAACGACAAGCCAGCTGAGGACATCAGAACCAAGGATAACCATCAACAAAACCATAAAACGCAAACcgaaacacaaacacaaccagaagtagcagtagcagtagcaatagaagcaggagcagaaacagaaactgaatcGGAGGCTGAGGCCCAGAGAGGAGCAGTAACCGGGCCCGAACATCTAAAAGCGACGGCTCAAGTGCTTTTAACGATACGGCAGGCACGTCAGGAGAACAACAAGCACAGTAGTCAAGTGGCTGAAACGCACAAGGACGAAGGCGAGGACGCGTTGGCGCGGCAAGGATCCATTGTCGATACagcggcgacggcggcggcggccagaATCGGAATCGATATTGCGGCAACAACGATTCAAATCGCCGAGCGGCATGAGGATGGGCAGCATTGGCAGCAACACAATGTCCGACGGCGGAGGCGCCAGCCAGATCCTGCAGCGGATCCTGCGAGCATCTCCAAAATTTCGGCAATATCCCTGCATTTTCACGCCCTCGCCGCCCTAGCGAAAACGCTGCAGAAGCACGAGGACTTAAGTCCTGTCCAGGATCGCCAGCCCCAAGCGTACCGGGCGTGGCAAGGACATCCCTATGCCGAGACCCAACTGCCCGCCACCATGACAGCGGCCATCATTGCGAACGTCGGCGCCACGGCAGCGGCCACCTCGGCGGCAGCCTTCCAGTATCTCGGCCAGCACTACAAGCACTACAGCCAGTCGATCAGCTTCTACGCAGCCTCCAGCGTCCTCCTGATGCTCTGCTATCTGACCACCGCGTCCACGGCAGCTGCCACGCAGTCGGAGACGGGTGCCCTCGACAAGCATCCCAT TCATGGCATCGATTGGTCGAA ATTTGATGAGTCCAGTTCGGATAAGGAAATATTAGATTTACTGCTCGAGAAGAAGCGCTACGATAAACGATTACTGCCGCCTGTAAATG ATGAAGACTTTTGCTGTGGTTTGCAATCGCCCGATATGGCAACTAATCAAAATGCACGGAGACCACACAATCGCG GCACTCTGACGGTGAACGTGAACGTGCTGCTCCTGAGCTTAGCATCGCCCGATGAAAGCAGTTTG AAATACGAGGTTGAATTTCTGCTGAACCAGCAATGGAACGATCCGCGACTGCAATATGGCAATAAGTCTCATTATGACTTCTTAAATGCTCTGCATCATCATGATAGCATCTGGACGCCGGATACGTATTTCATTATGCATGGCGATTTCAAGGATCCCATCATACCAATGCATTTCGCTTTAAGAATATTTCGGAACGGGACCATTACGTACGCAATGAG ACGTCACCTGATATTATCCTGCCAGGGAAGTCTTCATATATTTCCATTCGATGACCCCAAGTGTTCCTTCTCCATGGAGAGCA TTTCCTACGAGGAGGCCCAAATCAAGTACGTCTGGAAAAACGACGAAGATACCCTGCGAAAGAGTCCATCGCTGACCACTTTGAACGCGTACTTAATCAAGAATCAAACGACGGCCTGCGATCAGAACAGCTGGAGAG GTAATTACAGTTGCCTACAGGTCGAGTTGACATTTACCCGTGATCGTGCGTATTATTTTACAACCGTTTTCATACCTGGCATTATATTGGTCACCTCGTCGTTTATCACATTTTGGCTGGAATGGAATGCAGTCCCAGCCCGTGTTATGATCG GCGTGACAACAATGCTGAATTTCTTCACTACCTCGAACGGTTTCCGGAGTACTTTGCCGGTTGTTTCTAATTTGACGGCGATGAACGTTTGGGACGGCGTGTGTATGTGCTTCATTTACGCCTCCTTGCTGGAATTCGTCTGCGTCAATTATGTGGGGCGAAAGCGACCCCTGCACAACGTCGTCTATCGGCCTGGCGAGAATCCCGTAACACAg GTAATAATCGAACGCGAATTTCATGCCGCTTTTGTCCTCCGAAAAGGCAAGCGCCGCTGCCACGCCGGCTATGTCGATGAtgggcggtgccacgcccatgTCCAGTGGCACCCCGGCCGCCTCCTCCTCGGTGGCGACGCCTGGAACCCCAAGGACCACCGATCCGGAAGAGTTCTTCGGCGGCGGAATGCGCTGGCAGGAGGCCCATGGCGGAATCATTGGAGCTGCTGTCCAGAATTTGAGGGCACGTTCGATAAAACGGAAAGCGGCCAGAAGTccatccacttccacatcGCCTCATCCCAGTGGTCGACCCACTGA